One Parageobacillus sp. KH3-4 genomic region harbors:
- a CDS encoding response regulator, whose translation MGNKILIVDDQYGIRILLNEVFQKEGYTTYQAANGMQALEIVQKHRPDLVLLDMKIPGMDGIEILKRLKEIDRDIKVIIMTAYGELDMIQETKELGAMMHFAKPFDIDDLRAAVKRLLFS comes from the coding sequence ATGGGCAACAAAATTTTAATTGTCGATGATCAATACGGCATTCGCATTTTGTTAAACGAAGTGTTTCAAAAAGAAGGATATACGACATATCAAGCCGCTAACGGCATGCAAGCGCTAGAAATCGTCCAAAAACACCGCCCTGATTTAGTGTTGTTAGACATGAAAATTCCTGGAATGGATGGGATCGAAATATTAAAACGATTAAAAGAAATCGACCGAGATATTAAAGTCATTATTATGACTGCTTACGGGGAGCTTGACATGATTCAAGAAACAAAAGAATTAGGCGCGATGATGCATTTTGCGAAGCCGTTTGATATCGATGATTTGCGCGCGGCAGTGAAAAGGCTTTTATTTTCGTAG
- the rpoE gene encoding DNA-directed RNA polymerase subunit delta, translated as MSLQQYSQEELREMSFVELASLVLSEKKEALSFQQLVNEVAALIGLSEQEIKKRLAQYYTDLNIDGRFICVGENVWGLRVWYPFDQTEDETVTITKPKKKKKAIDDYDDYDEIMDDEDIDYDDLDEFDEDVLDPDEDELLEDDEFGLGDEAFDEDLLGDDEFDLGDDELDEDLDIDDPEEEE; from the coding sequence TTGAGTTTGCAGCAATACTCTCAAGAGGAATTGCGAGAAATGTCGTTTGTCGAACTCGCTAGTCTCGTTTTATCTGAGAAAAAGGAAGCGTTATCGTTTCAACAACTTGTTAACGAAGTTGCTGCGCTGATCGGTTTGTCTGAGCAAGAGATCAAAAAACGTCTTGCTCAATATTATACAGATTTAAATATTGACGGCCGTTTTATTTGTGTCGGTGAAAATGTTTGGGGCTTGCGCGTTTGGTATCCGTTTGATCAAACAGAAGATGAAACGGTAACGATCACCAAGCCGAAGAAGAAGAAAAAAGCGATTGATGATTACGATGACTACGATGAAATCATGGATGATGAAGATATCGATTATGATGATCTTGATGAATTCGACGAAGACGTGCTGGATCCAGATGAAGACGAACTTCTTGAAGATGACGAATTTGGCCTCGGCGATGAAGCGTTTGATGAAGACCTTCTTGGTGACGATGAATTTGACTTAGGGGATGACGAACTGGATGAAGATTTAGATATCGATGATCCGGAAGAAGAGGAATAA
- a CDS encoding UDP-N-acetylglucosamine 1-carboxyvinyltransferase, with product MEKIKIIGGDPLQGTIKVSGAKNSAVALIPATILADSPVTIEGLPDISDVRILGDLIEEIGGTFHFDGKKAVIDPTNMVPMPLPNGKVKKLRASYYLMGAMLGRFKKAVVGLPGGCHLGPRPIDQHIKGFEALGAKVTNEQGAIYLRAEELRGARIFLDVVSVGATINIMLAAVRAKGRTIIENAAKEPEIIDVATLLSNMGANIKGAGTDVIRIDGVEKLSGCRHSIIPDRIEAGTYMIAAAAMGKEVVIDNVIPQHVESLTAKLREMGVHVETSDDQILVSSIPDLKAVDVKTLVYPGFPTDLQQPFTSLLTKAHGTSVVTDTIYSARFKHIDELRRMNANIKVEGCSAIVTGPIQLQGAKVKASDLRAGAALVIAGLMAEGLTEIAGVEHIDRGYSNLVEKLAGIGATIWREKMTDEEIEQVKNA from the coding sequence ATGGAAAAAATCAAAATTATCGGCGGCGATCCGTTGCAGGGAACGATAAAGGTAAGCGGCGCAAAAAACAGCGCCGTTGCCCTTATTCCCGCGACCATTCTTGCTGATTCACCAGTTACGATTGAAGGATTGCCGGATATTTCTGACGTGCGGATTTTAGGAGACTTAATTGAGGAGATTGGCGGAACGTTCCATTTCGATGGCAAAAAAGCGGTCATCGATCCGACAAATATGGTACCAATGCCGCTGCCGAATGGAAAAGTAAAAAAATTACGCGCTTCGTATTATTTAATGGGAGCGATGCTTGGCCGGTTTAAAAAAGCGGTTGTAGGGCTGCCGGGAGGATGCCACTTGGGCCCGCGCCCGATTGACCAGCATATTAAAGGCTTTGAGGCGCTGGGAGCGAAAGTAACGAACGAGCAAGGCGCAATTTATTTGCGCGCAGAAGAATTGCGGGGTGCCCGTATTTTTTTGGATGTGGTAAGCGTGGGAGCGACGATTAACATCATGTTGGCAGCGGTGCGCGCCAAAGGTCGGACGATTATTGAAAACGCTGCAAAAGAGCCGGAAATTATTGACGTGGCGACACTGCTTTCCAATATGGGGGCAAACATTAAGGGCGCCGGAACTGACGTCATTCGCATCGATGGCGTCGAGAAATTATCGGGATGCCGCCATTCGATTATCCCGGACCGCATTGAAGCTGGTACATATATGATTGCTGCAGCAGCGATGGGAAAAGAAGTAGTCATCGATAACGTTATTCCTCAGCACGTCGAATCATTGACCGCGAAATTGCGCGAAATGGGCGTTCATGTGGAAACGAGCGACGATCAAATCCTTGTTTCCAGTATTCCGGATTTAAAAGCAGTGGATGTGAAAACGCTTGTTTATCCTGGATTTCCAACTGATTTACAGCAGCCGTTTACTTCTCTTTTAACAAAAGCGCACGGAACAAGCGTCGTTACCGATACGATTTATAGCGCCCGTTTTAAGCATATCGACGAGCTTCGCAGGATGAACGCGAACATAAAGGTGGAAGGCTGTTCCGCCATTGTCACTGGCCCGATTCAACTGCAGGGCGCAAAAGTAAAAGCGAGCGATTTGCGCGCAGGCGCAGCGCTTGTTATTGCCGGTTTAATGGCAGAAGGGCTTACCGAAATTGCAGGAGTGGAGCACATTGACCGCGGATACAGCAATCTTGTCGAAAAGTTAGCAGGAATAGGCGCGACGATTTGGCGAGAAAAAATGACAGACGAAGAAATTGAGCAAGTCAAAAATGCGTAG
- a CDS encoding class II fructose-bisphosphate aldolase, with product MPLVSMTEMLNKALREKYAVGQFNINNLEWTQAILAAAEEEKSPVILGVSEGAARYMSGFKTVVNMVKGLMEDMNITVPVAIHLDHGSSFEKCKEAIDAGFTSVMIDASHHPFEENVKITSQVVEYAHARGVSVEAELGTVGGQEDDVIGKGIIYADPKECEELVKRTGIDCLAPALGSVHGPYKGEPKLGFAEMEQIRDLTGVPLVLHGGTGIPTEQIQRAISLGTSKINVNTENQMAFTKVVRELLAKDEKVYDPRKIIGPGRDAIKATVIGKMREFGSSGKAVQ from the coding sequence ATGCCTTTAGTATCCATGACAGAAATGCTTAACAAGGCGTTGCGGGAAAAATACGCTGTCGGTCAATTTAACATTAACAACTTAGAATGGACACAGGCGATTTTAGCGGCGGCGGAAGAAGAAAAATCACCGGTCATTCTCGGAGTATCCGAAGGTGCGGCGCGTTATATGAGCGGCTTTAAAACAGTGGTCAACATGGTCAAAGGATTAATGGAAGATATGAATATTACCGTTCCGGTAGCGATCCATCTTGATCATGGCTCCAGCTTTGAAAAATGTAAAGAAGCGATCGATGCTGGATTTACTTCTGTCATGATTGACGCTTCCCATCATCCGTTTGAGGAAAACGTTAAAATCACTTCTCAAGTGGTGGAGTATGCTCATGCGCGCGGCGTATCGGTAGAAGCGGAATTAGGCACGGTTGGTGGCCAAGAAGACGATGTTATTGGTAAAGGCATTATTTATGCGGATCCGAAGGAATGTGAAGAATTAGTCAAACGGACAGGGATTGACTGTTTAGCGCCTGCTTTAGGTTCTGTACACGGTCCGTACAAAGGGGAACCAAAACTGGGATTTGCGGAGATGGAGCAAATTCGTGACCTGACAGGTGTTCCGCTCGTGCTTCACGGCGGTACAGGCATCCCGACAGAACAAATTCAGCGCGCCATTTCCCTCGGCACTTCAAAAATTAACGTCAATACTGAAAACCAAATGGCATTTACAAAAGTTGTCCGCGAATTGTTGGCGAAAGATGAAAAAGTATACGATCCTCGCAAAATTATCGGTCCTGGTCGCGACGCGATTAAAGCGACAGTAATTGGAAAAATGCGCGAGTTTGGTTCTTCCGGAAAAGCAGTCCAATAA
- the fsa gene encoding fructose-6-phosphate aldolase, which produces MKFFIDTANLEEIKKANELGILAGVTTNPSLVAKENVPFHDRLREITSIVSGSVSAEVISTDAEGMIEEGEELAKIAPNITIKVPMTPEGLKAVKVFTEKGIKTNVTLVFTANQALLAARAGATYVSPFLGRLDDIGHNGFELISTIANIFNIHGIDTEIIAASIRHPLHVTEAALRGAHIATVPYKVLMQLFNHPLTDQGIEKFLADWNRQK; this is translated from the coding sequence ATGAAATTTTTCATTGATACGGCCAATTTGGAGGAAATTAAAAAAGCGAACGAGCTTGGCATCTTAGCCGGCGTGACGACAAACCCGAGCCTTGTTGCGAAAGAAAACGTCCCGTTCCATGATCGTCTCCGCGAAATTACATCGATTGTTTCCGGATCGGTTAGCGCTGAAGTCATTTCCACCGATGCAGAAGGAATGATTGAAGAAGGAGAAGAGCTGGCAAAAATCGCCCCGAACATTACGATTAAAGTGCCGATGACGCCAGAAGGGCTTAAAGCGGTGAAAGTATTTACCGAAAAAGGAATTAAGACGAACGTTACATTAGTGTTTACGGCCAACCAAGCGTTATTAGCGGCACGCGCTGGAGCGACGTACGTATCTCCATTTCTTGGCCGCCTAGACGATATCGGACATAACGGCTTTGAACTCATTTCTACGATCGCCAATATTTTTAATATTCACGGAATTGATACGGAAATTATCGCCGCTTCGATCCGTCATCCGCTTCATGTGACGGAAGCCGCGCTAAGAGGGGCGCATATCGCTACTGTTCCGTACAAAGTATTAATGCAGTTGTTTAACCATCCATTGACGGATCAGGGAATTGAAAAGTTTTTGGCAGACTGGAATCGGCAAAAATAA
- the glpX gene encoding class II fructose-bisphosphatase: MERSLSMELVRVTEAAALAAARWMGRGKKNEADEAATSAMRNVFDTIPMKGTVVIGEGEMDEAPMLYIGEKLGNGYGPRVDVAVDPLEGTNIVASGGWNALAVVAVADHGNLLHAPDMYMNKIAVGPEAVGMIDIEAPVIDNLKAVAKAKNKDIEDVVAVVLNRPRHERLIAELREAGARIKLINDGDVAAAINTAFDHTGVDILFGSGGAPEGVLAAVALKCLGGEIQGKLLPQNDEELERCKKMGIDVNKVLRMEDLVKGDDAIFAATGVTDGELLRGVQFKGTYGLTYSVVMRAKSGTVRFIEGRHSLKKKPNLVIK, from the coding sequence ATGGAAAGAAGTTTATCAATGGAGCTAGTTCGCGTCACGGAAGCGGCCGCTCTTGCCGCCGCCAGATGGATGGGGCGGGGCAAAAAGAATGAAGCGGACGAAGCGGCAACGTCAGCAATGCGCAACGTATTTGATACGATTCCGATGAAAGGAACAGTCGTCATCGGCGAAGGAGAAATGGACGAAGCGCCGATGTTATATATTGGAGAAAAGCTCGGCAACGGTTATGGACCTCGCGTGGATGTTGCGGTAGACCCGCTGGAAGGCACGAATATCGTCGCTTCTGGCGGCTGGAACGCATTGGCGGTCGTCGCTGTGGCTGATCACGGCAATTTGCTTCACGCTCCTGACATGTATATGAACAAAATCGCCGTCGGTCCTGAAGCGGTCGGAATGATTGATATTGAAGCGCCGGTGATCGATAATTTGAAAGCTGTCGCCAAAGCGAAAAACAAAGATATTGAAGATGTCGTTGCCGTCGTATTAAACAGACCGCGCCATGAACGGCTCATCGCTGAACTGAGAGAAGCGGGAGCGCGCATCAAGCTGATCAATGACGGCGATGTCGCCGCTGCGATTAATACCGCATTCGACCATACGGGTGTCGATATTTTGTTCGGTTCCGGTGGGGCGCCGGAAGGAGTGTTGGCCGCGGTGGCGCTCAAATGTTTAGGCGGGGAAATTCAAGGAAAATTGCTGCCGCAAAATGATGAAGAATTAGAACGATGCAAAAAAATGGGCATTGACGTCAACAAAGTGTTGCGCATGGAAGACTTGGTCAAAGGGGACGATGCGATTTTCGCCGCTACCGGTGTCACGGACGGAGAACTGCTGCGCGGCGTGCAATTTAAAGGGACATACGGTCTCACCTATTCTGTTGTCATGCGGGCCAAATCGGGGACGGTTCGCTTTATTGAAGGCCGCCACAGTTTAAAGAAAAAGCCGAATTTAGTCATTAAATAA
- a CDS encoding CTP synthase, with product MTKYIFVTGGVVSSLGKGITAASLGRLLKNRGLNVTIQKFDPYINVDPGTMSPYQHGEVFVTDDGAETDLDLGHYERFIDINLNKYSNVTTGKIYSAVLKKERRGDYLGGTVQVIPHITNEIKERVFRAGRETNADVVITEIGGTVGDIESLPFLEAIRQIKSDVGRDNVMYIHCTLVPYIKAAGEMKTKPTQHSVKELRSLGIQPNVIVVRTEMPISQDMKEKIALFCDIDPKAVIEARDADTLYAVPLMLQEQKLDQIVCEHLKLDCKEADMTEWKALVEKVRNLSRTTKIALVGKYVELQDAYISVVEALRHAGYVFDTDIDIKWVNSEHVNKGNVADLLSDVDGILVPGGFGDRGIEGKIEAIRYAREQKVPFLGICLGMQLASIEFARNVVGLKEAHSAEFDPNTPHPIIDLLPEQKDIEDLGGTLRLGLYPCKIQEGTLAYEAYQDEVIYERHRHRYEFNNHYRQIMEQHGFIFSGTSPDGRLVEIIELKDHPWFVAAQFHPEFTSRPTRPQPLFREFIKASLKQS from the coding sequence ATGACAAAATATATTTTTGTTACTGGCGGTGTTGTATCATCGTTAGGAAAAGGAATTACGGCGGCGTCGCTGGGGCGGCTATTAAAAAACCGCGGCTTAAACGTGACGATTCAAAAGTTTGATCCGTATATTAATGTCGACCCGGGAACGATGAGCCCTTATCAGCACGGAGAGGTGTTCGTTACCGACGATGGCGCGGAAACGGATCTTGATTTAGGGCACTATGAGCGCTTTATTGATATTAACTTAAACAAATACAGCAACGTTACGACGGGAAAAATTTATTCTGCCGTTTTGAAAAAAGAGCGCCGCGGCGACTATTTAGGAGGCACGGTGCAAGTTATTCCGCACATCACGAACGAAATTAAAGAACGAGTATTTCGGGCCGGCCGGGAAACGAACGCGGATGTCGTCATTACGGAAATTGGCGGGACGGTCGGCGACATTGAGTCGCTGCCATTTTTAGAAGCGATTCGCCAAATAAAAAGCGATGTTGGCCGCGACAACGTCATGTACATTCATTGCACGCTCGTTCCATATATTAAAGCGGCTGGCGAAATGAAAACAAAACCAACCCAACATAGCGTAAAAGAACTGAGAAGCCTCGGTATTCAGCCAAACGTCATCGTTGTTCGCACCGAGATGCCGATATCCCAAGATATGAAAGAAAAAATCGCGCTATTTTGCGACATTGATCCGAAAGCGGTCATTGAAGCGCGCGATGCCGATACGTTATATGCCGTTCCGCTTATGCTGCAAGAGCAAAAATTAGACCAAATCGTTTGCGAACATTTAAAGCTGGATTGTAAAGAAGCGGACATGACGGAATGGAAAGCGCTTGTCGAAAAAGTGCGCAATTTGTCGAGGACAACAAAAATTGCGCTGGTCGGAAAATATGTCGAACTGCAAGATGCGTACATTTCTGTAGTAGAAGCACTGCGTCATGCCGGATATGTGTTCGACACCGACATTGACATAAAGTGGGTTAATTCCGAGCACGTCAATAAGGGGAACGTCGCCGATCTATTAAGCGACGTGGACGGTATCCTTGTGCCGGGCGGATTTGGCGACCGCGGCATCGAAGGGAAAATTGAAGCGATTCGTTACGCGCGCGAGCAGAAAGTTCCGTTCCTCGGAATTTGTCTCGGAATGCAGCTTGCTTCAATAGAGTTTGCCCGCAATGTCGTCGGATTAAAAGAAGCCCATTCCGCTGAATTTGACCCGAATACGCCGCATCCGATCATCGATTTGCTTCCAGAACAAAAGGATATCGAAGATTTAGGCGGCACGCTGCGTCTCGGTCTATATCCTTGCAAGATTCAAGAAGGAACGCTTGCCTATGAAGCATATCAAGATGAAGTGATTTATGAACGCCATCGCCACCGTTACGAGTTTAACAATCATTATCGTCAAATCATGGAACAGCATGGGTTCATCTTTTCCGGTACAAGCCCGGACGGCCGCCTTGTCGAAATTATTGAATTAAAAGACCACCCATGGTTCGTCGCCGCCCAATTTCATCCGGAATTTACATCGCGGCCGACAAGACCGCAGCCGTTGTTCCGTGAATTTATTAAAGCGTCATTGAAACAATCTTAG
- the rho gene encoding transcription termination factor Rho: protein MELTLSTLENMKLKELYELARQYKISYYSKLTKKELIFAILKARAEQDGLLFMEGVLEIIQSEGFGFLRPINYSPSSEDIYISASQIRRFDLRNGDKVSGKVRPPKENERYFGLLHVEAVNGEDPEVAKERVHFPALTPLYPNRQMKLETTPDKLSTRIIDLIAPVGFGQRGLIVAPPKAGKTMLLKEIANSITTNHPEVELIVLLIDERPEEVTDIERSVNGDVVSSTFDEVPENHIKVAELVLERAMRLVEHKRDVVILMDSITRLARAYNLVIPPSGRTLSGGIDPAAFHRPKRFFGAARNIEEGGSLTILATALVDTGSRMDDVIYEEFKGTGNMELHLDRSLAERRIFPAIDIRRSGTRKEELLIPKEHLEKLWAIRKTMSDSPDFIERFLSKLRQTKSNEEFFAMLDEEWKNNGIVRI, encoded by the coding sequence ATGGAGTTAACACTGTCTACGTTAGAAAATATGAAACTAAAAGAGCTATATGAGCTCGCTCGCCAATATAAAATTTCCTATTACAGTAAACTCACGAAAAAAGAGCTTATTTTTGCCATCTTGAAAGCGCGTGCGGAGCAAGACGGATTGCTTTTTATGGAGGGCGTGCTCGAAATCATTCAATCAGAAGGATTCGGTTTTTTACGCCCGATCAACTACTCTCCGAGTTCAGAAGATATTTATATTTCCGCGTCGCAAATTCGCCGCTTCGATTTGCGAAACGGGGATAAAGTGTCCGGGAAAGTGCGCCCTCCAAAAGAAAACGAACGCTATTTCGGATTGCTTCATGTCGAGGCAGTCAATGGCGAAGATCCGGAAGTCGCGAAGGAACGGGTGCACTTTCCAGCGTTAACACCGTTATACCCAAATCGACAAATGAAATTGGAAACAACTCCGGACAAGCTGTCAACGAGAATTATTGACTTGATTGCCCCGGTCGGGTTCGGGCAGCGCGGCCTGATTGTAGCTCCTCCAAAAGCTGGGAAAACGATGTTATTAAAAGAAATCGCCAACAGCATCACGACAAACCATCCAGAAGTGGAACTCATTGTTCTCCTTATTGACGAACGACCAGAAGAAGTAACCGACATCGAGCGATCGGTGAATGGGGATGTCGTCAGTTCGACATTTGACGAAGTGCCGGAAAATCATATTAAAGTTGCGGAACTAGTGCTAGAAAGAGCGATGCGTCTTGTTGAACATAAACGAGATGTCGTCATTCTGATGGACAGCATCACTCGTTTAGCTCGCGCTTATAACTTAGTCATCCCGCCGAGCGGCCGCACGCTTTCGGGGGGGATTGATCCGGCTGCGTTCCACCGTCCGAAACGGTTTTTCGGAGCGGCGCGCAATATTGAAGAAGGCGGCAGCCTTACGATTTTGGCTACTGCCCTTGTCGATACCGGTTCGCGTATGGATGACGTGATATACGAGGAATTTAAAGGAACCGGAAACATGGAGCTTCACCTTGACCGGTCGCTGGCGGAGCGGCGCATTTTCCCGGCGATCGATATCCGCCGTTCAGGCACGCGCAAGGAAGAGCTGCTCATCCCAAAAGAGCATCTTGAAAAGTTATGGGCGATTCGAAAAACGATGTCTGATTCCCCTGATTTTATTGAACGATTTTTAAGCAAGCTTCGTCAAACAAAATCAAACGAAGAATTTTTCGCCATGTTGGATGAAGAATGGAAAAATAACGGAATTGTGCGGATTTGA
- a CDS encoding DUF2529 domain-containing protein produces MKIFATQMIGYLKKISEEEEMAFEDGARLLAQAIVGDGRVLLHGFHEMEAVVIEALYGPDPLPRATRLMENGRLRSDIDETDRVLLVARFSHDNDAIRLAEQLKERGLEIAAISAVVKDEQPSLVDIVDVHIDSKLLKPIIPKDDGSRIGMPTVITASFAYYGLLLTIYDILEEYE; encoded by the coding sequence GTGAAAATTTTTGCGACGCAAATGATCGGCTATTTAAAAAAAATATCAGAAGAAGAAGAAATGGCATTCGAGGACGGAGCGCGTCTGCTTGCGCAGGCGATTGTCGGGGACGGCCGCGTTCTGCTTCACGGCTTTCACGAAATGGAAGCGGTCGTCATCGAAGCGCTTTACGGGCCGGATCCGCTGCCACGGGCAACCCGTTTAATGGAAAACGGCCGCCTGCGCAGCGACATTGATGAAACAGACCGCGTTTTATTGGTTGCGCGGTTTTCACATGACAACGACGCCATCCGCCTTGCCGAACAATTAAAAGAACGAGGTCTGGAAATCGCCGCCATTTCCGCTGTCGTCAAAGACGAGCAGCCATCGCTCGTTGATATTGTCGATGTCCATATCGACAGCAAATTGCTAAAACCGATCATTCCAAAAGATGACGGCAGCCGCATCGGCATGCCGACGGTGATTACTGCCTCGTTTGCCTATTATGGTCTTTTGCTTACCATTTATGATATTCTGGAAGAATACGAGTAA